The segment TTATTTTACAGTACCAAATTGTAATCGCATTCGTGTTTTGTTACTTAAACATTGAAATCTTGTGTTTGATGATAGTGTTTAAAGCATTAACTTTCAATGCATTCTTGGATCGTTGTTTAACATCCATTCGAGATTTTTCTCAAACAACTGTAGGtgaaatgaaaggcgaagataacaaacagtgagcaatctcataactcctataagcaattcaaaacagagggttgggcaaacacggaccccttgccataccagaggtgggatcgggtgacGATGAGGCCTacggttgggcaaacacggacccctggacacaccagaggtgggatcaggtgcctacgaggagtaagcatcccctgtcgactggtcacacccgccgtgcgcCCTATATCCAGAttaggtaaacggggttatctgtagtcaaaatcagtgtgccaagaaccgtctaacaatctgtatgaagcacgtcagacagcatttgacccaatgataggttatattggcaaactagatcgttataacgaccatggaatttgcgaaatgctgcaccatcaacttgtgtgtCAATCACCTGCTTTGAttgaaaaactgaccatacgaagaacaacctcttgcgtattgaatcagttgagaaatataaacaccatatgcaggttataaagtaacattgctacataaatatgggaagttgacgatggagaagttaaaatcatcccgtttgtcataaaattgagttgttagtttgccgttaaaatctacttttaataaaagatCTAAaaatgaagcaaaagtggaggagtctgtagtgtcttttatttcgagttcactgggataaattgaatcgacatatgattgaaagttattattgttaataggtaatacatcgtcgatatatctaaatgtcgaattgaaggccacagcaagagatttttttctctcgaagAAGTTTTTGAGTAAATTCTGCTTCGTgggaatataaaaataggtcagctaacaaaggagcaaaatTCGTGCCCATTGGGGATTCCAACAAACATACTATAAATTTTGACCtgacgacgggtgtgaccggtcaataagGACTGCTTACTTCtccgcacctgatcccacctctggtgtgttcaaaATTCCTTGTTTGCCTTGTTTTCTAAACTGCAttatttataggatttatgagcttggtcactgtttgttctcttcaccttttttcatcttttaccTATGCCTGGCGCTTTGGGTCGTAACCATTCGGGTTCTTTATCACACCAACGCCTCGGTGTTAAAGATGTCATCCGAAAGACCGGCAACTGCTAGGTGCGGGAAAAAGGATACTGTCTATTTTCTACGTTTTTGGAGTGACGCCGCCAAGGTACCAGCTGGCTTCGAACCCACGATTTCCCGGTCACGAGATAAACGCTTTAAACATTGAACCAACATAACAGTTTTTATGACATGTAATTACTAAACAAATGTGTTGACGTTTGCCACTCTCgttatgtgtattgtgttgtcgGTCTGTGGATGATACAAGGACATTAAAATATCACGTTGTATCAAGATGGATTATCAAATGCGATTACAAAATCATGTTGCATGCCTATTGATAATCAAATGGCATTTGTGTATTATGTTCTAGGTCTGTGGATGACAGAGATAAACCAGCGGCACTTGGACTCAATACCTGTCTAGGATCCGGTCtaggtaaaacatttttaagTTTATCAATTGTAATGAGATGTTATTGTTCATTTTTAGATGAATTTGTCTGAGAGCtgttttcattgattgattTACAGCCTGGGGGTTATCACCTATACTGTATGGGAAGGTGCTAGATGCTTCCTGTCTTATTTGGCAGTATCCCTGTTCCTCGTCCGGAGCATGCGAATTGTATGACTTTAGAAGTCTACGACTCTCATTCCATGGAACTTCTATAGCGATGAAATTCGCGGCTTTGGTGTGCACCATTTGTTTGGTCATCTTAACGAGAAATTGGCACGACTGGAAGTATTCCAAAAAACCTGAGCCACAAAGGTCATATATTGTTATGACAAACGCCAGTCGGTGTGTAGTCCGTAGTTTTAAGGCAGTGcattataaatttgaaatcgttTTCGTACCTCCATCTTTATCTATTACCTATTACATTGCTTTATTTAGCAAACACGATATATTCTTAAAGAAAGTTCTATGTCAGAGTataatttaaatttaaacatGAAAGGAGtaaaattaaaagtttgtttttctttcagcGAGCAACAGAATCCAGTTGAGGACTAACATTAATCATGATGcgaagaaattttatttttctcttgTTTGCTAATTCATTTAGAGAAGGGTGATTTTCAAAAGCACATGGTAGACAAGGAGAAAGACaaagataaaatattgatatttcaaaacattttaacTATCAATAAAGCACTTCTTTCCCATTATGAGTTAATGGAGTTTTTCCCCCTACAATATCAAACATTCTTTATATCCTTACAGAATTTTCAACATTCTCATTTAAAATCCGCTTTCCCGGGTTATGATTTTTTCTCTCTGCAATGCCATGGGTGCTtaggttcaggaccccccccccttccgaataagctacatgagttgatttaattttaatttttttttagtgaaaatatttttctacatgtaatacatgtcaACAACATCTTGCATACCCCTggagtccaaaataattcaaaataagcccttttaaaaaaaataccctcactggttatctGTTAtgataaccagtgagggtatttttttttttaaatagggTTTATTTTGGACTCcagggtatgcaagacgttgttgacatgtacAGGTACCTATATACTAATATAGGTCCCTGACACGTATCAGAAATATtttcactaaaaaaaaaaattaaatcaactcatgtagcttattcgtaagaggggggggggggggggtcctgaacccaagcacctgtgtgCAATGCTAGCTAACTTCATCATccaatataacaataaaaaagcAAACTACACGATTGTTTCTGAATGAAAGATCTTCATGGCACACGTTCGATCAGTGAAACAAACTACTTGCGATATGATTTCCAAATGTCCCGACCTAATTAAGGATCTTGATTATTGACTCATTAAGATGAAAGGACATTCATAAGACAAGTCCGGGACatttgtacattgtatcttcTCTATTCGGGACGTTGAATCATTTTAGTACTATATATAGAGGGGGTACAATGCAGGTCACGCGGTCTTCCGAGAAAGTAAAGCGAAAGTGATATTGGTTTTCAGAAACAGATTCATTTAGAATTTCAAAAAGCTTAAAATCTATGATGTAacgatatatttttaaatttttctgcTTATACAGGGTACGAGAAAGAAATCCAGGCTTATCCCTGTTTATTATATTCTGCGTTAGCCACAAAACCTTTTTATATACCATATCCATATGGTCAATTGATTTTTTACACGAAGAACTAACATGTCTGCCAAAAAATATCGTCCTGCATATCGCAGCGAGCGGGACCGGAAGATATTCAAATCAGTGTTTGACTTCCGTCCTGAAGGACAccaaattatatatacagtcaATCCAATTTTGAGACAGTCCTCGCATTACGATCACATTAAAAAGCATAAACAGAAAATGCCTACTTTTGCATACGCACTGCTGATCAAACTACCAATATAATTGTATCTAACACAAAATGACCAATCTCTAATCAAACAATCACTTAAATCTTTTCAAGATTAATAGGTATGGTATATCTTTGAACAGATGATGTTTacatgaacaaatgaagataacgaacagttatcaatctcatatatcttataaagtatACTAAATTATGAgaggggcaaacacggacacttggacataccagaggcgggacCTGGTGCCTGGAGAAGTACAcataagcatcctctgttgacggtcacacccgctgtgatcTTGATGAAGCTAAAAAGGTATAATTCACATGAAAAGCTATATAATGATACGTGTAGAAAGTTCACCATCCGACATATGTTTGTAAAAGTCTGTAAATCTACTCGGGGAGAGCCTCCTTCACACCCTTCAATTATATATAACGTATGAAATTACATTCTACATCTTATCTACATTTATCTAATAGTACAACAACATTCATTTcagcataaaataaaaaaaataatatgcataAATTTTGCGGCCCTAACACTGAAGAGTTGTAGCGATAAACATTCCACGATTTCAAGGACAGATATATTTATGTTATATACATGGCCTTTCACGTGTCAGACAATATGCACCACGTTCTAGAAGTCTCTTttgaagatatatttatatactatGCAATAGTAACCAATTTTCCAGTTACcgatatatatttatagacgGGGGTTTTCCTTATCTAAATATATCTGATTCACCCATCATATAAATACGAGATCCGTGGTTCTGGTAACTAGTTCATTTTTGTGTCAATTAGGAACGTTATTCTTTAGTACAAACTCAGGTAACTATTTAAGCCAGACTGTAtactattttgtaaaataatttaaaatttttttctttatgaatTACGACAAGACTGgtttaaaaaaacattataAGATTTcgaaatgaagaagaaaaatattctcCCCCGGTTTGACCGTACCTAATTTAATGTGAAATGTTTATTTgattgttgtttaacgtcccattcgagaattttacaTCCAGTTtagaaaacaaatttgaaaaacacaTGAGGGTACATGTACTTCACGACGACATAATTCATGAAGCGCTAATTTCATGAAGTCCTAACGCTAGTTTTG is part of the Ostrea edulis chromosome 2, xbOstEdul1.1, whole genome shotgun sequence genome and harbors:
- the LOC130051868 gene encoding solute carrier organic anion transporter family member 2B1-like isoform X5 — its product is MDCSCQDDDFYPICGSNKAIYHSPCFAECTASLRSGRMFTNCSCISDGRAEAGLCDERCSNLIPWSIFIFLHGIIGGLIIAPNIIAVIRSVDDRDKPAALGLNTCLGSGLAWGLSPILYGKVLDASCLIWQYPCSSSGACELYDFRSLRLSFHGTSIAMKFAALVCTICLVILTRNWHDWKYSKKPEPQRSYIVMTNASREQQNPVED
- the LOC130051868 gene encoding solute carrier organic anion transporter family member 2B1-like isoform X6; the encoded protein is MDCSCQDDDFYPICGSNKAIYHSPCFAECTASLRSGRMFTNCSCISDGRAEAGLCDERCSNLIPWSIFIFLHGIIGGLIIAPNIIAVIRSVDDRDKPAALGLNTCLGSGLAWGLSPILYGKVLDASCLIWQYPCSSSGACELYDFRSLRLSFHGTSIAMKFAALVCTICLVILTRNWHDWKYSKKPEPQSEQQNPVED
- the LOC130051868 gene encoding solute carrier organic anion transporter family member 2B1-like isoform X4, with protein sequence MFTNCSCISDGRAEAGLCDERCSNLIPWSIFIFLHGIIGGLIIAPNIIAVIRSVDDRDKPAALGLNTCLGSGLAWGLSPILYGKVLDASCLIWQYPCSSSGACELYDFRSLRLSFHGTSIAMKFAALVCTICLVILTRNWHDWKYSKKPEPQRSYIVMTNASRCVVRSFKAVHYKFEIVFVPPSLSITYYIALFSKHDIFLKKVLCQSII
- the LOC130051868 gene encoding solute carrier organic anion transporter family member 2B1-like isoform X3, with translation MDCSCQDDDFYPICGSNKAIYHSPCFAECTASLRSGRMFTNCSCISDGRAEAGLCDERCSNLIPWSIFIFLHGIIGGLIIAPNIIAVIRSVDDRDKPAALGLNTCLGSGLAWGLSPILYGKVLDASCLIWQYPCSSSGACELYDFRSLRLSFHGTSIAMKFAALVCTICLVILTRNWHDWKYSKKPEPQRSYIVMTNASRCVVRSFKAVHYKFEIVFVPPSLSITYYIALFSKHDIFLKKVLCQSII